A part of Gramella sp. MAR_2010_147 genomic DNA contains:
- a CDS encoding ligase-associated DNA damage response exonuclease, protein MKTPLLAFNDKGIYCEAADVYLDPWKPVDKAIISHGHADHSRWGHKKYITHHSNVPIIKHRLGDIVVSGVEWNENFTINGVKFSLHPAGHIIGSSQIRVEYKGEVWVFTGDYKTENDGVAVPYEPVQCDTFITECTFGLPAFKWTPQKEVFNDINNWWQQNQDDGRTSVLFGYSLGKAQRLLKHLDSSIGKIYTHGAIENMTEVLRAQIDFPETTKITRETKKEEIKGNIVLAPGSAHGTTWIKKMVPYVTASASGWMTFRGARRRRAIDKGFVLSDHCDWQGLLTSIKETGCEKVICTHGYTDIFSRFLREKGYDARTEETQYEGETGQLENDSEKDSE, encoded by the coding sequence ATGAAAACACCTCTTCTGGCATTTAACGATAAGGGAATATACTGCGAGGCGGCAGATGTATATCTGGATCCGTGGAAACCGGTAGATAAAGCGATCATTTCGCATGGCCATGCAGATCATTCACGCTGGGGGCATAAAAAGTATATCACGCATCATAGTAATGTTCCAATTATCAAACATCGGCTGGGAGATATTGTGGTTTCCGGAGTTGAATGGAACGAAAATTTTACGATCAACGGAGTGAAATTTTCACTTCATCCAGCCGGACATATTATAGGTTCCTCACAAATTAGAGTAGAATACAAAGGAGAAGTCTGGGTGTTTACAGGAGATTATAAAACTGAAAACGATGGGGTTGCCGTACCCTATGAACCTGTGCAATGTGATACATTTATTACGGAATGTACTTTTGGTCTGCCTGCATTCAAATGGACGCCTCAGAAAGAGGTTTTTAATGATATCAACAATTGGTGGCAACAAAATCAGGATGACGGCAGGACTTCTGTCCTTTTTGGATATTCGTTGGGTAAAGCTCAGCGTTTATTAAAGCATCTCGATTCTTCTATTGGAAAGATATATACCCATGGGGCTATTGAGAATATGACCGAGGTGTTAAGGGCACAAATAGATTTTCCGGAAACTACAAAAATTACCAGAGAGACTAAAAAGGAAGAAATTAAGGGAAATATCGTACTGGCACCCGGGAGTGCTCATGGAACCACCTGGATCAAAAAGATGGTACCGTATGTAACGGCTTCTGCAAGTGGATGGATGACTTTTAGGGGTGCACGAAGAAGAAGAGCGATCGATAAAGGTTTTGTATTGAGTGATCATTGTGACTGGCAGGGATTGCTCACATCCATAAAGGAAACTGGTTGCGAAAAAGTGATTTGTACCCATGGATATACTGATATATTTTCCCGGTTTCTGAGAGAAAAGGGATATGATGCTAGAACTGAAGAAACGCAGTATGAAGGAGAAACAGGTCAGTTGGAAAATGATAGTGAAAAAGATTCAGAATGA
- a CDS encoding TerB family tellurite resistance protein yields the protein MSFSDLFGSGEHLRNLSHFASIVNLAAVDGEINNDEELLLKRFARKLDISEDEYAKVIENPKSFPLSAYNSIERRLERLHDLFRIIFADHEIDNEEIELVRKYAIGLGFSSQASEGIIKRSIQIFSGQLNFEDYRYLLEKENS from the coding sequence ATGTCTTTTTCAGATTTATTTGGCTCGGGAGAGCACCTGCGTAATCTTAGTCATTTCGCTTCTATTGTAAATCTTGCTGCTGTAGATGGCGAGATCAATAACGATGAAGAATTACTTCTTAAACGCTTCGCAAGGAAACTTGATATTAGTGAAGATGAATATGCTAAGGTTATTGAAAACCCAAAATCATTTCCACTTTCCGCATACAACAGTATTGAAAGGAGATTGGAACGTCTTCATGACCTATTCAGGATTATCTTCGCCGACCATGAAATTGATAATGAGGAAATTGAGCTTGTTAGAAAATATGCCATAGGTCTTGGGTTCTCAAGCCAGGCTTCAGAAGGCATCATTAAACGTTCTATCCAGATCTTTAGCGGACAGCTAAACTTTGAAGATTATCGTTATTTGCTTGAAAAGGAGAATTCCTGA
- the fbp gene encoding class 1 fructose-bisphosphatase: MPKQNQTLGEFIIENQSDFPGSSGELSRLINSLRLAAKVVNHEVNKAGLVDIIGAYGETNIQGEDQQKLDVYANNKFIQTLTNREIVCGIASEENDDFIQIKGHKGDNQNKYVVLIDPLDGSSNIDVNVSVGTIFSIYQRVTPVGTPVQKEDFLQPGNKQVAAGYIIYGTSTMLVYTTGHGVNGFTLNPALGSWYLSHPDMRFPEEGQIYSINEGNYIHFPQGVKDYIKYCQQEEGNRPYTSRYIGSMVSDIHRNMIKGGIFMYPKSSKASEGKLRLLYECNPFAFITEQAGGKASDGFTRIMDIEPTELHQRVPFFCGSIKMVEKAEEFMANAKSNPESQEFSFSSK, translated from the coding sequence ATGCCTAAGCAAAATCAGACTCTCGGAGAATTTATTATTGAAAATCAATCAGATTTCCCGGGCTCTTCGGGAGAACTTTCGAGATTGATAAATTCTTTAAGACTTGCTGCAAAAGTAGTGAACCATGAAGTTAATAAAGCCGGACTGGTAGATATTATTGGTGCTTACGGAGAAACTAATATTCAGGGAGAAGATCAGCAAAAGCTGGATGTTTACGCTAATAATAAGTTTATTCAAACTTTAACCAACCGGGAAATTGTTTGTGGAATCGCTTCTGAAGAGAATGACGATTTTATACAAATTAAAGGTCATAAGGGAGATAATCAGAATAAATATGTGGTACTAATAGACCCGCTTGACGGGAGCTCTAATATCGATGTAAACGTTTCTGTAGGAACTATTTTTTCTATTTATCAGCGAGTAACGCCAGTTGGAACACCAGTTCAAAAAGAGGATTTTCTTCAACCGGGAAATAAGCAGGTGGCTGCTGGGTATATTATTTACGGGACTTCTACCATGCTGGTTTACACAACAGGACACGGGGTAAACGGTTTTACGCTGAATCCTGCCTTAGGCTCCTGGTATCTGTCGCATCCTGATATGAGATTTCCGGAAGAAGGGCAGATATATTCTATTAATGAAGGAAATTATATTCATTTTCCACAGGGAGTTAAAGATTATATTAAATACTGTCAACAGGAAGAAGGAAACAGACCGTATACTTCAAGATATATAGGTTCTATGGTTTCAGATATCCATAGAAATATGATCAAAGGCGGAATTTTTATGTACCCTAAAAGTTCAAAAGCCAGTGAAGGGAAACTTCGATTACTTTACGAGTGTAATCCTTTTGCATTTATCACGGAACAAGCAGGCGGAAAGGCCAGTGATGGATTTACACGAATCATGGATATCGAGCCTACTGAATTGCACCAGCGGGTACCATTCTTCTGCGGAAGCATAAAAATGGTAGAAAAAGCTGAAGAATTTATGGCAAATGCTAAATCAAATCCTGAGTCTCAGGAATTCTCCTTTTCAAGCAAATAA
- a CDS encoding multidrug efflux SMR transporter — MNWILLIIAGLFEVAFAACLGKAKNASGNEATLWYIAFVICLVISMSLLVKVTKELPIGTAYAVWTGIGAVGTVLLGILAFKEPAGFWRLFFISTLILSIVGLKFVSN; from the coding sequence ATGAACTGGATTTTACTCATTATCGCGGGACTATTTGAAGTTGCTTTCGCAGCATGTCTTGGAAAAGCTAAAAATGCTTCTGGAAATGAAGCCACGCTCTGGTATATAGCATTTGTTATATGTCTGGTTATCAGCATGTCTTTACTGGTGAAAGTCACAAAAGAATTACCTATTGGCACCGCTTATGCAGTCTGGACAGGGATTGGAGCAGTAGGAACCGTACTCCTTGGAATTCTGGCATTTAAAGAACCTGCAGGTTTCTGGAGGTTATTCTTTATTAGCACCTTGATCCTGTCTATAGTCGGGTTAAAATTTGTCTCAAACTAA
- a CDS encoding GNAT family N-acetyltransferase — protein MDIKIRKAEKQDMQSVLELINELAVFEKEPEAVIIDENDLIRDGFGENPAFHCFVAEADGKIEGMALIYFRYSTWKGKTVHLEDLIVREKLRGKGLGSALYTEVIKFAAEQKVKRTEWVVLNWNTDAADFYRRSGANVMEDWDTVQMDEKSMHQYLQNKGIL, from the coding sequence ATGGATATCAAGATTAGAAAAGCTGAAAAACAGGATATGCAAAGCGTCCTGGAACTTATCAATGAACTAGCCGTATTTGAAAAAGAGCCCGAGGCAGTGATCATAGATGAAAATGATCTTATAAGAGATGGGTTTGGAGAAAACCCTGCTTTCCATTGTTTTGTTGCTGAAGCTGATGGAAAGATTGAAGGAATGGCGCTTATCTATTTCAGGTACTCTACATGGAAAGGTAAAACGGTGCATCTGGAAGATCTCATTGTAAGAGAAAAATTAAGAGGAAAGGGATTGGGATCTGCTCTTTATACTGAAGTCATAAAATTTGCTGCAGAACAGAAGGTAAAACGTACCGAATGGGTAGTTTTAAACTGGAATACAGATGCTGCAGACTTTTACCGAAGAAGTGGCGCCAATGTCATGGAAGATTGGGATACGGTACAAATGGATGAAAAATCTATGCATCAATATCTTCAGAATAAAGGCATCCTTTAA
- a CDS encoding GNAT family N-acetyltransferase — protein sequence MEYTIREARREDMSHVLELIKELAAHENHLDDVEVTIEDLEEEGFDNGNFKCFVADVSGKIEGMALVYFRFSTWKGRTVHLEDLIVRESMRGTGLGGALYQEVVKYGHDHGVKRIEWVVSEGNRNAIEFYENTGAEIKESWKTVHMEEGGIQKNATKK from the coding sequence ATGGAATATACAATACGCGAAGCCAGAAGGGAAGACATGAGCCATGTTCTGGAACTTATCAAAGAATTGGCAGCTCACGAAAATCATCTTGATGATGTAGAAGTTACTATTGAAGATCTGGAAGAAGAAGGTTTTGACAACGGCAATTTTAAATGCTTTGTAGCTGATGTTTCCGGGAAAATCGAGGGTATGGCTTTGGTATATTTCAGATTTTCTACCTGGAAAGGCAGAACTGTTCATCTGGAAGACCTTATAGTTCGTGAAAGCATGAGAGGTACAGGTCTTGGTGGGGCGCTTTACCAAGAGGTTGTAAAATATGGCCACGATCACGGCGTTAAACGTATAGAATGGGTGGTTTCTGAAGGAAACAGAAATGCCATTGAGTTCTATGAGAATACAGGTGCTGAAATTAAAGAAAGCTGGAAAACCGTGCATATGGAAGAAGGCGGAATTCAAAAAAATGCCACAAAAAAGTGA
- a CDS encoding aspartate kinase has protein sequence MKIFKFGGASVKDAEGVKNLIKVLNETGSENKLIVISAMGKTTNALELVVKDYLGTTKIPASLEEVKNYHRTIMEALFPNKDDSVYFKVETLFSELENFLQHNKSNRYDFVYDQIVSFGELASTTIVSEYLNSQNLSTNWLDARNFIKTDSTYRDAKVNWSKTQELVQENIDPKKLNIIQGFIASDPNNFTTTLGREGSDYSAAIMAYCLNAENVTIWKDVPGVLNADPRFFENAQLLNNISYEEAIELAFYGASVIHPKTLQPLQQKEIPLFVRSFINPSEDGTSVSKGKTIFPEIPCFIVKKDQVLISLSSLDFSFMVEENISEIFKLFHQYQMKVDLIQNSAISFRVCVDNKFNQLEKLIQHLKARFKVNYKTGVSLYTIRHFNEEAINSLEKDKNVLLKQLTQNTVQLVAEN, from the coding sequence ATCAAAATTTTTAAGTTTGGAGGAGCTTCCGTAAAGGATGCCGAAGGAGTCAAAAATCTTATCAAAGTTCTCAATGAGACCGGTAGCGAGAATAAGCTTATCGTGATCTCTGCAATGGGAAAAACCACGAATGCTTTAGAATTAGTGGTAAAAGATTACCTGGGAACAACTAAGATTCCGGCAAGCCTGGAGGAGGTAAAAAATTATCATCGAACTATTATGGAAGCGCTTTTTCCAAACAAAGATGATTCTGTCTATTTTAAAGTTGAAACCTTGTTTTCTGAACTTGAAAATTTCCTTCAGCACAACAAATCAAATCGATACGATTTTGTATACGACCAGATCGTGAGCTTTGGCGAACTCGCTTCTACCACTATTGTAAGTGAATATCTCAATTCTCAAAATTTAAGCACCAACTGGCTTGATGCGCGAAATTTTATAAAAACCGATAGTACTTACCGGGATGCAAAGGTGAATTGGAGCAAAACCCAGGAGCTTGTCCAGGAAAATATAGATCCAAAAAAGCTAAATATCATTCAGGGGTTTATCGCTTCAGATCCTAACAATTTTACCACTACGCTGGGAAGGGAAGGTTCAGATTATTCGGCGGCTATCATGGCTTACTGTCTCAATGCTGAAAATGTCACGATCTGGAAAGATGTTCCCGGAGTTCTGAATGCCGATCCCAGGTTTTTCGAAAATGCACAGTTGCTTAATAATATTTCTTATGAAGAAGCAATAGAACTTGCTTTTTACGGAGCCTCGGTAATACACCCAAAAACACTTCAGCCATTACAGCAAAAAGAAATCCCTCTATTCGTTCGCTCTTTTATAAACCCTTCGGAAGACGGTACTTCAGTAAGTAAAGGGAAAACGATATTTCCTGAAATCCCCTGCTTCATCGTAAAAAAAGACCAGGTGCTTATCTCATTGTCCTCGCTGGATTTTTCATTTATGGTAGAAGAGAATATTTCAGAAATATTCAAACTTTTCCATCAATATCAGATGAAGGTTGATCTTATTCAGAATTCAGCCATTAGTTTCAGGGTTTGCGTAGATAATAAATTCAATCAGCTGGAAAAGCTCATTCAACATTTAAAGGCCCGTTTCAAAGTAAATTATAAGACAGGGGTTTCGCTTTATACGATAAGGCATTTCAATGAAGAAGCCATCAACAGCCTTGAAAAGGACAAAAATGTGCTTTTGAAACAGCTTACTCAGAATACTGTTCAGCTGGTTGCGGAAAACTAA
- a CDS encoding lysophospholipid acyltransferase family protein — MGIVSAKEVANVMNLRKLGFLGTGIGWLILKTTKLSRINKEYDKRKELKGTEFIDSILKEFDIDFEIPEKDLKRIPKEGPFITISNHPLGGIDGMILMKLVLQSRPDYKVIANFLLHRLDPLKPYILPVNPFEDRKEAKSSLSGMKNAIGHLKNGHALGIFPAGEVSTDRDKRHIVDRAWEPSAMKLIQKSSVPVIPIYFHAKNSLFFYRLASMSDVLRTAKLPSEMLSQHRRKIKVRIGHPISVEDQKEHTNLEAYTAFLRRKTYMLANVFEKKKLLSSLPKTLKIPRSPKDIAEETNSELMTMEVENCRKMDKRLLQSKNYEVFLAKREVIPNILNEIGRLREITFRAVGEGTNNSIDLDKFDNHYHHLFLWDNDAGKIAGAYRMGMGSEIFANHGIDGFYLQDLFRFEPELYKMMSQSIEMGRAFIIKEYQLKPMPLFLLWKGIVHCTLRFPEHKYLIGGVTISDKFSNFSKSLMIEFMKSNYYDPYVAQYVRPKKEFKVKLEDADKDLVFDESEADLNKFDKIIDELEPENLRLPVLIKKYIKQNAKVVAFNVDPLFNDAVDGLMYIRIADLPESTVKPVMEEFQKELEDKAASMR; from the coding sequence ATGGGAATCGTAAGCGCCAAAGAAGTTGCCAATGTTATGAACCTACGAAAACTTGGGTTCCTTGGAACCGGAATTGGGTGGCTGATTCTAAAAACTACAAAGCTTTCCAGGATCAATAAGGAATATGATAAAAGAAAGGAGCTAAAAGGCACTGAATTTATTGATTCGATATTAAAGGAATTTGATATCGATTTTGAAATTCCGGAGAAAGACCTGAAAAGGATTCCGAAAGAAGGGCCGTTCATTACCATTTCAAATCATCCGCTTGGTGGCATTGACGGCATGATCCTGATGAAACTGGTATTACAAAGCCGGCCAGATTATAAAGTTATCGCTAATTTTTTGCTGCACAGATTAGATCCGCTAAAACCATATATCCTGCCTGTAAATCCTTTTGAAGATCGTAAGGAAGCTAAATCCAGCCTTAGTGGAATGAAAAATGCCATTGGGCATTTGAAAAACGGGCATGCTCTGGGAATATTCCCGGCAGGTGAAGTATCGACTGACAGGGATAAAAGACATATTGTAGACAGAGCCTGGGAACCTTCAGCAATGAAGCTGATTCAAAAATCCAGCGTGCCGGTGATTCCAATTTATTTTCATGCGAAAAACAGTCTCTTTTTCTATCGACTTGCCTCTATGAGCGATGTCTTGAGAACCGCAAAACTTCCCAGTGAAATGCTTTCGCAGCATCGCCGGAAGATAAAAGTAAGAATAGGCCATCCAATTTCAGTAGAAGATCAAAAAGAGCATACAAATCTTGAAGCCTATACTGCATTTTTGCGAAGAAAAACATATATGCTAGCGAATGTCTTTGAAAAAAAGAAATTGCTTTCCAGCCTGCCAAAAACTCTCAAAATTCCGAGGTCTCCAAAAGATATAGCAGAAGAGACGAATTCTGAACTTATGACAATGGAAGTTGAGAATTGCCGGAAAATGGATAAACGCCTTCTTCAAAGCAAAAATTATGAGGTTTTCCTTGCGAAACGTGAGGTGATCCCAAATATTCTCAATGAAATTGGACGTTTACGCGAAATTACTTTTAGAGCGGTTGGCGAAGGGACTAATAACAGCATAGATTTAGACAAATTTGACAATCATTACCACCATCTTTTTCTCTGGGATAATGACGCTGGAAAAATCGCCGGAGCCTATAGGATGGGAATGGGCAGTGAGATTTTCGCCAATCACGGGATCGACGGATTTTATCTTCAGGATCTTTTCAGGTTCGAGCCTGAATTGTATAAAATGATGAGTCAGTCTATCGAGATGGGACGAGCTTTTATCATTAAAGAATACCAGTTAAAACCGATGCCTTTATTCCTATTATGGAAAGGTATTGTGCATTGCACTCTGAGATTCCCGGAGCATAAATATCTTATTGGAGGGGTAACTATCAGTGATAAATTCAGCAATTTCTCCAAATCGCTGATGATCGAATTCATGAAATCTAATTATTACGACCCCTATGTTGCCCAATATGTTCGACCAAAAAAAGAATTTAAGGTAAAACTTGAAGATGCAGATAAGGATCTTGTATTTGATGAAAGTGAAGCTGATCTGAACAAATTTGACAAGATCATCGATGAGCTGGAGCCGGAAAATCTTCGACTTCCCGTACTTATAAAGAAATATATCAAACAAAATGCAAAGGTGGTTGCATTTAATGTAGATCCTCTTTTCAATGATGCCGTAGATGGCTTGATGTATATTAGAATTGCCGATCTTCCTGAAAGCACTGTAAAACCGGTTATGGAAGAATTTCAAAAAGAACTGGAAGACAAGGCTGCCTCAATGAGATGA
- a CDS encoding SDR family oxidoreductase: MENILIAGATGHTGKRVIEILNNSESFNPLALIRKEEQRQQFEDMEVEAVMGDLEGDVSHTMKGIDKVIFAAGSGGSTGKDKTIAVDLEGAKKLIDAAKAANVKKFVMLSSMGADDPSKNEDLKHYLEAKKEADEYLKESGLSYTIFRPGALTDDLGLAKVKVAKGSLNERGEISRDDVAFILVMSLADPLVKNITFEAIEGEESIKSALIELSQLG; the protein is encoded by the coding sequence ATGGAAAATATATTAATTGCCGGGGCAACCGGTCATACTGGAAAAAGGGTTATTGAAATTCTAAATAATTCTGAAAGTTTTAATCCGCTGGCTCTTATCAGAAAAGAAGAGCAAAGACAGCAATTTGAAGATATGGAGGTAGAAGCCGTGATGGGTGATCTTGAAGGAGATGTAAGCCACACGATGAAAGGTATTGATAAAGTGATCTTCGCAGCTGGTTCAGGAGGAAGCACAGGAAAAGATAAAACCATTGCTGTAGACCTGGAAGGTGCCAAAAAATTGATTGATGCCGCCAAAGCAGCAAATGTGAAAAAATTTGTAATGCTAAGCTCTATGGGAGCCGATGATCCTTCAAAAAATGAAGACCTAAAGCATTATTTAGAGGCTAAAAAAGAAGCTGATGAATACTTAAAAGAAAGCGGACTCAGTTATACCATTTTTCGTCCCGGAGCACTTACCGATGATCTTGGACTGGCAAAAGTTAAAGTGGCTAAAGGTTCTTTGAATGAAAGAGGTGAAATATCCAGAGATGATGTTGCTTTTATACTCGTAATGTCACTGGCAGACCCATTGGTGAAAAATATAACTTTTGAAGCTATTGAAGGTGAAGAGTCTATAAAGTCTGCACTTATTGAACTAAGTCAGTTAGGTTAG
- a CDS encoding VOC family protein has translation MKNRVTGLGGFFFKSKDPDNVKKWYNEHLGLNTDQYGCTFWWKDKEGNDCSTQWSPMSEDTDYYKPSQKQFMMNFRVENLEELLKVLKEEGVEVVGEMETYDYGKFGWVMDPEGNKIELWEPVDQVFLDQEKKD, from the coding sequence ATGAAAAACAGGGTAACAGGTTTAGGCGGATTTTTCTTTAAATCTAAAGATCCGGACAACGTAAAGAAATGGTATAATGAACATCTTGGTCTTAATACCGATCAATATGGCTGTACGTTCTGGTGGAAGGATAAAGAGGGTAATGACTGCTCAACACAATGGAGCCCCATGAGTGAGGATACCGATTATTATAAGCCTTCACAAAAGCAATTCATGATGAACTTCAGGGTGGAAAATCTTGAGGAATTACTGAAAGTGCTAAAAGAAGAAGGTGTTGAAGTTGTGGGAGAAATGGAAACCTATGATTACGGTAAGTTTGGCTGGGTCATGGATCCTGAAGGAAATAAGATTGAACTTTGGGAACCTGTAGATCAGGTATTTCTTGATCAGGAGAAAAAAGATTAG
- a CDS encoding 2-hydroxyacid dehydrogenase, protein MIILHADTNHPTLMKKLEEAGHHNIEGYEQTREETLQNQHLYDGIVIRSRYKIDREFIDAAPNLKFIARVGAGLESIDVEYAKERGIQLFSAPEGNRNAVGEHSLGMLLSLFNKLNKADKEVREGLWHREENRGVELDGKTVGLIGYGNMGKAFAKKLRGFDVDVIFYDIKEGIADENARQVEYNEFCEKADVVSLHFPLTEETEHMFNKEFISKFKKPFWFINTARGKSVVTADLVEALKEEKILGAGLDVLEYEKASFESLFSNKKNVSISAADPIPEALRELMFMPHTLLSPHVAGWTKESHEGLATVIADKIIAAFGEGDAEKP, encoded by the coding sequence ATGATTATTCTGCATGCCGATACCAATCATCCAACCTTGATGAAAAAGCTGGAAGAGGCCGGGCATCACAATATTGAAGGATACGAACAAACCAGAGAAGAGACACTTCAAAATCAACATTTATACGACGGAATTGTAATTAGAAGTCGCTATAAGATTGATCGGGAATTTATTGATGCTGCTCCAAACCTTAAATTTATTGCCCGGGTTGGCGCCGGTCTGGAAAGTATAGATGTAGAGTACGCGAAAGAAAGAGGAATTCAACTTTTTTCAGCGCCAGAAGGAAATAGAAATGCCGTAGGGGAACATTCGCTGGGAATGCTGTTATCGCTATTCAACAAGCTTAATAAAGCTGATAAAGAGGTTCGTGAAGGTCTTTGGCATCGTGAAGAGAATCGCGGTGTTGAATTAGATGGCAAAACAGTAGGGCTTATTGGTTACGGAAATATGGGAAAAGCCTTTGCCAAAAAACTAAGGGGGTTTGACGTAGATGTGATATTCTATGATATCAAGGAAGGAATTGCCGATGAGAATGCCCGCCAGGTGGAATATAATGAGTTCTGTGAAAAAGCAGATGTGGTGAGTTTGCATTTTCCACTGACTGAAGAAACGGAACATATGTTCAATAAAGAATTTATCAGTAAATTCAAGAAGCCATTCTGGTTCATCAATACGGCAAGAGGAAAAAGTGTGGTAACAGCAGATTTGGTGGAAGCTCTCAAGGAAGAAAAAATATTAGGAGCAGGCCTGGATGTACTGGAATATGAAAAAGCATCTTTTGAAAGCCTTTTCAGTAATAAAAAGAATGTTTCTATTAGTGCTGCCGATCCTATTCCCGAAGCCCTAAGAGAATTAATGTTCATGCCCCATACTTTATTGAGTCCACATGTGGCAGGATGGACTAAAGAATCTCATGAAGGTCTTGCAACAGTAATCGCAGATAAAATTATCGCAGCCTTTGGCGAAGGTGATGCGGAAAAACCATAG
- the mgtE gene encoding magnesium transporter — MQFQITEELIDKIQYLIEEQNNEELLLHLEEVHHADIAEILTELNLEEATYLVKLLDSEKTAEALMELEEGVRERILENLSAREIASELNEMDTDDAADIISELSLELQQDVISEIKDEQHADDIVELLRYDEDSAGGLMAKELVRVNENWSVTGCMAEMRKQAENVTRVHSIYVVDDKNKLKGRLSLKDLLTASSDANISDIYIPQVDFVNVHTEGEEVARIMQKYDLEAIPVVDEMNRLVGRITIDDILDFVKEEAEKDYQMAAGISEDVEADASIWRLTRARLPWLILGLFGGLGAVYVMKGFEEALANYVELFFFTPLIAAMAGNVGVQSSAIIVQGLANDNLKGSLFNRLLKEIGLTLINGVVLGILVILFGFIVGQPQIVSLTIALALITVIILAALIGTFVPIILDKQGIDPAIATGPFITTSNDIFGIFIFFFLAKTILGF, encoded by the coding sequence ATGCAATTTCAAATAACTGAAGAATTAATAGATAAGATACAGTACCTCATTGAAGAACAAAACAATGAGGAATTGTTGCTGCACCTGGAAGAAGTGCACCATGCCGATATTGCTGAAATTCTTACTGAATTAAATCTTGAAGAAGCTACGTACCTTGTTAAGCTTCTTGACAGTGAAAAGACAGCAGAGGCTCTTATGGAGCTGGAAGAAGGAGTTAGGGAACGAATTCTTGAAAATCTGTCTGCAAGGGAGATCGCATCAGAGCTTAACGAGATGGATACTGATGATGCAGCAGATATCATCTCTGAACTTTCCCTTGAATTACAGCAGGATGTAATTTCCGAAATAAAAGACGAACAGCACGCAGATGATATTGTGGAGCTATTACGTTATGATGAAGATTCTGCTGGTGGTTTGATGGCAAAAGAGCTGGTTAGGGTAAATGAAAACTGGAGCGTTACTGGCTGTATGGCTGAAATGCGCAAACAGGCTGAAAATGTGACCCGTGTGCATTCGATTTATGTGGTAGATGATAAAAACAAATTAAAAGGGAGGCTCTCACTAAAGGATCTACTTACCGCATCCAGTGATGCCAACATAAGTGATATTTATATTCCGCAGGTAGATTTTGTAAATGTGCATACCGAAGGTGAGGAAGTAGCCAGGATTATGCAGAAATATGATCTGGAAGCCATTCCGGTAGTGGACGAAATGAATCGTTTGGTTGGTAGAATTACCATTGATGATATTTTAGATTTTGTAAAGGAAGAGGCAGAGAAAGATTACCAGATGGCGGCAGGTATCTCTGAAGATGTAGAGGCAGATGCGAGTATCTGGAGATTAACAAGGGCACGTTTACCATGGTTAATTTTAGGCTTGTTTGGAGGTCTTGGTGCTGTGTATGTAATGAAAGGCTTTGAAGAAGCCCTGGCAAATTATGTAGAGCTTTTCTTCTTTACTCCATTAATTGCTGCGATGGCAGGGAATGTTGGGGTACAGTCCAGTGCGATCATCGTGCAGGGGCTTGCTAATGATAATTTAAAAGGCAGTTTATTTAACAGGCTATTAAAGGAAATAGGTCTTACTTTGATTAACGGAGTAGTTTTGGGAATTCTGGTGATTCTTTTTGGCTTTATTGTGGGACAACCCCAAATTGTAAGCTTAACCATTGCACTGGCTTTGATCACAGTGATCATATTGGCCGCGCTTATAGGTACTTTTGTGCCTATAATACTTGATAAACAAGGCATCGATCCGGCGATCGCTACAGGGCCTTTTATCACTACCAGTAATGATATTTTCGGAATCTTTATTTTCTTCTTCCTGGCGAAAACCATCCTTGGGTTTTAG